A genomic window from Euwallacea fornicatus isolate EFF26 chromosome 6, ASM4011564v1, whole genome shotgun sequence includes:
- the LOC136339625 gene encoding farnesol dehydrogenase-like, whose product MSYNLSLEKYKGKVAVVTGASSGIGKAIAEGLVKYGVIVAGLARRVERIEEHSKLLINQPGKLVSFKTDLTKSEEIISTFKKVVDNLGPITILINNGGVRLGTSIIDGDIGKWKTILDTNILGLAVASREAIKSMKAHNIKGHIININSVVGHIIFDYVGASVYPASKFAVTALTETLRLEINKEKLPIKISSLSPGGVKTEFKEVADGKEVAEKAFKSPALIAEDVADAAFYILATPDHVNVKELTISVQGQLV is encoded by the coding sequence ATGTCGTACAATTTgagtttagaaaaatataaaggtAAAGTGGCAGTGGTAACTGGTGCTTCTTCAGGTATCGGGAAAGCCATAGCCGAAGGTTTAGTGAAATATGGCGTAATTGTTGCCGGACTGGCCAGACGGGTGGAACGGATAGAAGAGCACTCCAAACTGCTTATCAACCAGCCTGGTAAACTAGTATCATTCAAAACTGATTTAACCAAATCTGAGGAAATCATCAGTacctttaaaaaagttgtCGACAATCTCGGGCCTATCACcatattaatcaataatgGAGGAGTCAGACTGGGCACCAGCATAATCGATGGTGATATTGGAAAATGGAAGACTATACTAGACACGAATATTCTAGGCTTAGCAGTAGCATCTAGAGAGGCAATCAAGAGTATGAAAGCTCATAACATCAAAGGGCACATCATCAACATCAATAGTGTTGTGGGACACATAATATTCGATTATGTAGGTGCAAGTGTATATCCTGCAAGTAAGTTTGCTGTTACTGCCCTTACTGAAACTTTGAGACTGGAAATCAACAAGGAGAAGTTGCCTATAAAGATTAGTAGTTTGAGTCCAGGAGGAGTTAAAACAGAATTCAAAGAAGTGGCTGATGGTAAAGAAGTAGCAGAGAAAGCCTTCAAATCTCCTGCTTTGATAGCTGAGGATGTCGCCGATGCAGCTTTCTACATCTTAGCTACCCCTGATCATGtgaatgttaaagagcttacTATTAGCGTACAAGGACaattagtttaa